One genomic region from Mastacembelus armatus chromosome 21, fMasArm1.2, whole genome shotgun sequence encodes:
- the LOC113123393 gene encoding immunoglobulin superfamily member 3-like isoform X3: protein MKGPLYSFLGPSLFFCLGLLMHCGEASVLTEIQAGPLYRVVNTPLFISCNVSGFANSNMEKEFEFRIRKPKNPTSEINIISTQSQGFTYSIYQGRVRSNTITLKHVSPNSVLFEIQSLQKNDEGEYDCSVVNLEALYNGIYSVSTTVKVIDNSLTVSSSASTLLSYNEGDALTLTCQASSNTIQHTHLSFAWYLHKDGKDDAQVIISLDREFTLVPGPGFEERYQAGHIRLDKMGEATYRLKMAQLQLSDQGRIYCQAQEWIQDPDGSWYSLIKMDAEENVVNVKAREVVPDMSSLVVKISAQQTTLQEGQELSLSCNVDTQNLEERFFSIAWLRGRDELARIGPTGILSVGPEYSVREKEGELRAARIGDVEYRLILRPVRTGDQGEYVCKAWPQDRGSDGVFTQGAATDSSSLLVSISASVSGLSVEIQGTATVNEGDRLKLTCNVHGFNGQLSVTWQHKSTSPSTALFTSIITLSQEGVMEKDGALMNRKVRALRPTADSFTLEFDEVRPSDSGAYQCTVSEWKGSSKTNSQSQTTTVTVKPVDSFVKVNLISRNNRVTIGENVELMCRVRGPRLPMTVTWSLQRDALSIDNIMTLYFDGAISWSGDQHRYQLKVENQQSQVIHSLLINSASHREAGNYQCRVSVVLQNEHKKLPPSNQLAVLVLNPVSKLRLSSPTTLTRSVSTDIEMKCSVVSEPSLSSRYAVNWLFQQQTEKKLIVSSDLDALVTFGPQVELEQKRRISMRRTRGPSFEMTIQQARISDNGSYTCEVVEWRQDPGGHWYSLSPVSTTTVLTLTEPANDLHLDAKQQHLTTMEGGEVELKCNIISGASSPSLFYKVIWLYTGHDSSAMNVSLLELDHTGLLRYPENQVVRGLQGRLRLSRPTQSSFYLGIQRACEGDSGTYQCLVEQYQLDYEGHWQQKSSNTAGPITLIVNVAEKNLSVERNEVELNVSGDFIIPCQITRQSSSESEFQVTWFWQEKTGTKQRPIFTVYRNSTLQDRFGEGAQLKFGHPLSSHFTLTVLKPDPKNSGLYYCEVEEWLPSLSHGWRKVAVEKSGYLTVNVITEGEPQYSSSTWIGILAAVVLCLLLVIFLLVLKLCRSRVSERKKAENSLWVDELPLNKKPSAED, encoded by the exons ATGAAGGGTCCCCTGTACTCCTTTTTGGGGcccagtttatttttctgtctgggTCTGCTTATGCACTGTG GAGAAGCAAGCGTGCTCACTGAAATACAGGCTGGGCCTCTTTATCGTGTGGTCAACACTCCGCTCTTCATCTCCTGCAACGTGAGTGGCTTTGCCAATAGCAATATGGAAAAAGAATTTGAATTCCGCATTAGGAAGCCTAAAAATCCAACATCTGAGATCAACATCATAAGCACCCAATCCCAAGGTTTTACCTACTCCATATATCAAGGTCGTGTGAGGAGCAACACTATTACTCTGAAACACGTGTCTCCAAACTCAGTCCTCTTTGAGATACAAAGCCTACAGAAAAACGATGAGGGAGAATATGACTGCTCCGTTGTCAACTTAGAAGCTCTTTACAATGGAATCTACAGTGTTTCGACAACAGTTAAAG TGATTGACAACTCCCTAACTGTTTCATCATCTGCCTCCACTTTACTGAGCTATAACGAGGGTGATGCTCTCACTTTAACATGCCAGGCCTCCAGCAACACCATCCAGCACACCCATCTGTCTTTTGCCTGGTATCTCCATAAAGACGGCAAAGACGATGCTCAGGTTATTATTTCTCTGGACAGAGAGTTCACTCTCGTGCCAGGCCCGGGGTTTGAGGAGCGTTACCAAGCTGGACACATAAGGTTAGATAAAATGGGAGAGGCCACATACAGGCTAAAGATGGCTCAGCTACAGCTGTCAGACCAAGGTAGGATCTACTGCCAGGCTCAAGAGTGGATCCAAGACCCTGACGGCTCCTGGTACTCTCTCATAAAAATGGATGCAGAGGAAAATGTTGTGAATGTCAAAGCAAGAG AAGTGGTGCCAGACATGTCGTCTCTGGTAGTGAAGATCTCAGCACAGCAGACAACTCTGCAGGAGGGACAGGAACTGTCCCTATCCTGCAATGTAGACACACAGAACCTGGAGGAAAGGTTCTTCTCCATAGCCTGGCTCCGGGGAAGGGATGAATTGGCCCGCATCGGCCCTACGGGTATTCTGTCTGTGGGGCCTGAGTACAGTGTccgagagaaagaaggagagctCAGGGCTGCTCGGATCGGAGACGTAGAATACCGTCTCATATTGCGGCCTGTCAGAACTGGGGACCAGGGAGAGTATGTCTGTAAGGCATGGCCTCAGGACAGAGGCTCGGATGGTGTCTTTACTCAGGGAGCAGCCACGGACTCTAGCTCACTGCTGGTCAGCATCTCAGCCTCAG TAAGTGGGCTTTCAGTCGAAATTCAAGGCACTGCAACTGTTAATGAAGGAGACCGGCTGAAGCTCACCTGTAATGTGCATGGGTTTAATGGTCAACTGTCCGTCACCTGGCAGCACAAATCAACATCTCCATCAACAGCTCTGTTTACCAGTATCATCACCCTAAGTCAGGAGGGTGTTATGGAGAAGGACGGAGCGTTAATGAACCGCAAAGTAAGGGCATTGCGTCCAACAGCTGACAGCTTCACCCTGGAGTTTGATGAGGTCAGACCGTCTGACTCTGGTGCCTACCAGTGTACTGTGTCGGAATGGAAAGGCAGTAGCAAAACCAACAGCCAATCACAAACTACAACTGTGACAGTGAAGCCTGTAG ATTCATTTGTGAAGGTGAACCTGATAAGCCGCAACAACAGAGTGACTATTGGAGAAAATGTGGAGTTGATGTGCCGGGTCAGAGGGCCACGCCTGCCAATGACAGTGACTTGGAGCCTGCAGCGTGATGCCTTATCTATAGATAATATCATGACACTGTACTTTGATGGTGCAATCAGCTGGTCTGGAGACCAACACCGGTACCAGTTGAAAGTAGAGAACCAACAGAGTCAAGTCATTCATTCTCTGCTTATCAACAGTGCAAGCCATAGGGAGGCAGGAAACTACCAGTGCAGGGTGTCTGTCGTCCTGCAGAATGAGCACAAGAAGCTGCCTCCATCTAACCAGCTGGCTGTATTGGTGCTAAATCCAG TGAGCAAGCTCAGGTTGTCCTCCCCCACCACCTTGACAAGAAGCGTCAGCACTGACATAGAAATGAAATGCTCTGTGGTCTCGGAACCCTCTTTGTCCTCTCGCTATGCTGTCAACTGGCTGTTCcagcaacagacagaaaagaagctaatTGTAAGCTCAGATCTGGATGCCCTAGTAACATTTGGGCCGCAGGTAGAGCTGGAGCAGAAACGACGTATCAGCATGAGACGCACTAGAGGCCCTAGTTTTGAGATGACTATTCAGCAAGCACGAATCTCAGACAATGGCTCATACACATGTGAGGTGGTGGAGTGGCGGCAAGATCCTGGTGGCCATTGGTATTCTCTCTCACCAGTGTCCACAACCACAGTCTTAACATTAACTGAACCTG CCAATGACCTGCATTTAGATGCGAAACAGCAGCATTTGACTACCATGGAGGGAGGGGAGGTAGAGCTCAAGTGTAACATCATCTCTGGGGCATCTAGTCCTTCTTTGTTCTACAAAGTCATTTGGCTTTACACTGGACACGATTCTTCAGCCATGAATGTCTCCCTGCTGGAGCTTGATCACACAGGCCTGCTGAGGTACCCAGAGAACCAGGTGGTCAGAGGCCTGCAGGGGCGACTTCGTCTTTCCAGGCCCACTCAGAGCAGCTTTTACCTAGGAATTCAGAGGGCCTGTGAGGGGGATAGTGGGACGTACCAGTGCCTGGTGGAGCAATACCAGCTGGATTATGAAGGTCACTGGCAGCAAAAGTCCTCCAACACAGCTGGCCCAATCACATTGATAGTAAATGTTGCAG aaaaaaacctGTCTGTTGAAAGGAATGAGGTGGAGTTAAATGTGAGCGGAGACTTCATTATCCCCTGTCAAATTACCAGGCAGTCAAGCAGTGAATCTGAGTTCCAGGTCACATGGTTTTGGCAGGAAAAGACAGGAACAAAACAACGCCCCATATTCACAGTTTACCGAAATTCCACCCTACAAGACAGGTTTGGGGAGGGTGCACAACTCAAATTTGGCCATCCTCTATCCAGCCATTTCACTCTTACAGTTTTAAAACCAGATCCTAAAAATAGTGGCCTGTATTACTGTGAGGTCGAAGAGTGGCtcccatctctttctcatgGGTGGAGGAAGGTTGCAGTGGAAAAGTCAGGATATTTGACTGTTAATGTCATTACAGAAG GTGAACCACAATACAGTTCGAGTACCTGGATAGGGATTCTTGCAGCTGTTGTCCTCTGCTTACTGTTGGTCATATTCCTACTGGTGCTGAAGCTATGCCGGAGCAGAGtctcagaaagaaagaaggcaGAAAACTCTTTGTGGGTAGATGAACTCCCTCTAAATAAAAAACCCAGTGCAGAGGATTGA
- the LOC113123393 gene encoding immunoglobulin superfamily member 3-like isoform X5 → MEKEFEFRIRKPKNPTSEINIISTQSQGFTYSIYQGRVRSNTITLKHVSPNSVLFEIQSLQKNDEGEYDCSVVNLEALYNGIYSVSTTVKVIDNSLTVSSSASTLLSYNEGDALTLTCQASSNTIQHTHLSFAWYLHKDGKDDAQVIISLDREFTLVPGPGFEERYQAGHIRLDKMGEATYRLKMAQLQLSDQGRIYCQAQEWIQDPDGSWYSLIKMDAEENVVNVKAREVVPDMSSLVVKISAQQTTLQEGQELSLSCNVDTQNLEERFFSIAWLRGRDELARIGPTGILSVGPEYSVREKEGELRAARIGDVEYRLILRPVRTGDQGEYVCKAWPQDRGSDGVFTQGAATDSSSLLVSISASVSGLSVEIQGTATVNEGDRLKLTCNVHGFNGQLSVTWQHKSTSPSTALFTSIITLSQEGVMEKDGALMNRKVRALRPTADSFTLEFDEVRPSDSGAYQCTVSEWKGSSKTNSQSQTTTVTVKPVDSFVKVNLISRNNRVTIGENVELMCRVRGPRLPMTVTWSLQRDALSIDNIMTLYFDGAISWSGDQHRYQLKVENQQSQVIHSLLINSASHREAGNYQCRVSVVLQNEHKKLPPSNQLAVLVLNPVSKLRLSSPTTLTRSVSTDIEMKCSVVSEPSLSSRYAVNWLFQQQTEKKLIVSSDLDALVTFGPQVELEQKRRISMRRTRGPSFEMTIQQARISDNGSYTCEVVEWRQDPGGHWYSLSPVSTTTVLTLTEPANDLHLDAKQQHLTTMEGGEVELKCNIISGASSPSLFYKVIWLYTGHDSSAMNVSLLELDHTGLLRYPENQVVRGLQGRLRLSRPTQSSFYLGIQRACEGDSGTYQCLVEQYQLDYEGHWQQKSSNTAGPITLIVNVAEKNLSVERNEVELNVSGDFIIPCQITRQSSSESEFQVTWFWQEKTGTKQRPIFTVYRNSTLQDRFGEGAQLKFGHPLSSHFTLTVLKPDPKNSGLYYCEVEEWLPSLSHGWRKVAVEKSGYLTVNVITEGKCEPQYSSSTWIGILAAVVLCLLLVIFLLVLKLCRSRVSERKKAENSLWVDELPLNKKPSAED, encoded by the exons ATGGAAAAAGAATTTGAATTCCGCATTAGGAAGCCTAAAAATCCAACATCTGAGATCAACATCATAAGCACCCAATCCCAAGGTTTTACCTACTCCATATATCAAGGTCGTGTGAGGAGCAACACTATTACTCTGAAACACGTGTCTCCAAACTCAGTCCTCTTTGAGATACAAAGCCTACAGAAAAACGATGAGGGAGAATATGACTGCTCCGTTGTCAACTTAGAAGCTCTTTACAATGGAATCTACAGTGTTTCGACAACAGTTAAAG TGATTGACAACTCCCTAACTGTTTCATCATCTGCCTCCACTTTACTGAGCTATAACGAGGGTGATGCTCTCACTTTAACATGCCAGGCCTCCAGCAACACCATCCAGCACACCCATCTGTCTTTTGCCTGGTATCTCCATAAAGACGGCAAAGACGATGCTCAGGTTATTATTTCTCTGGACAGAGAGTTCACTCTCGTGCCAGGCCCGGGGTTTGAGGAGCGTTACCAAGCTGGACACATAAGGTTAGATAAAATGGGAGAGGCCACATACAGGCTAAAGATGGCTCAGCTACAGCTGTCAGACCAAGGTAGGATCTACTGCCAGGCTCAAGAGTGGATCCAAGACCCTGACGGCTCCTGGTACTCTCTCATAAAAATGGATGCAGAGGAAAATGTTGTGAATGTCAAAGCAAGAG AAGTGGTGCCAGACATGTCGTCTCTGGTAGTGAAGATCTCAGCACAGCAGACAACTCTGCAGGAGGGACAGGAACTGTCCCTATCCTGCAATGTAGACACACAGAACCTGGAGGAAAGGTTCTTCTCCATAGCCTGGCTCCGGGGAAGGGATGAATTGGCCCGCATCGGCCCTACGGGTATTCTGTCTGTGGGGCCTGAGTACAGTGTccgagagaaagaaggagagctCAGGGCTGCTCGGATCGGAGACGTAGAATACCGTCTCATATTGCGGCCTGTCAGAACTGGGGACCAGGGAGAGTATGTCTGTAAGGCATGGCCTCAGGACAGAGGCTCGGATGGTGTCTTTACTCAGGGAGCAGCCACGGACTCTAGCTCACTGCTGGTCAGCATCTCAGCCTCAG TAAGTGGGCTTTCAGTCGAAATTCAAGGCACTGCAACTGTTAATGAAGGAGACCGGCTGAAGCTCACCTGTAATGTGCATGGGTTTAATGGTCAACTGTCCGTCACCTGGCAGCACAAATCAACATCTCCATCAACAGCTCTGTTTACCAGTATCATCACCCTAAGTCAGGAGGGTGTTATGGAGAAGGACGGAGCGTTAATGAACCGCAAAGTAAGGGCATTGCGTCCAACAGCTGACAGCTTCACCCTGGAGTTTGATGAGGTCAGACCGTCTGACTCTGGTGCCTACCAGTGTACTGTGTCGGAATGGAAAGGCAGTAGCAAAACCAACAGCCAATCACAAACTACAACTGTGACAGTGAAGCCTGTAG ATTCATTTGTGAAGGTGAACCTGATAAGCCGCAACAACAGAGTGACTATTGGAGAAAATGTGGAGTTGATGTGCCGGGTCAGAGGGCCACGCCTGCCAATGACAGTGACTTGGAGCCTGCAGCGTGATGCCTTATCTATAGATAATATCATGACACTGTACTTTGATGGTGCAATCAGCTGGTCTGGAGACCAACACCGGTACCAGTTGAAAGTAGAGAACCAACAGAGTCAAGTCATTCATTCTCTGCTTATCAACAGTGCAAGCCATAGGGAGGCAGGAAACTACCAGTGCAGGGTGTCTGTCGTCCTGCAGAATGAGCACAAGAAGCTGCCTCCATCTAACCAGCTGGCTGTATTGGTGCTAAATCCAG TGAGCAAGCTCAGGTTGTCCTCCCCCACCACCTTGACAAGAAGCGTCAGCACTGACATAGAAATGAAATGCTCTGTGGTCTCGGAACCCTCTTTGTCCTCTCGCTATGCTGTCAACTGGCTGTTCcagcaacagacagaaaagaagctaatTGTAAGCTCAGATCTGGATGCCCTAGTAACATTTGGGCCGCAGGTAGAGCTGGAGCAGAAACGACGTATCAGCATGAGACGCACTAGAGGCCCTAGTTTTGAGATGACTATTCAGCAAGCACGAATCTCAGACAATGGCTCATACACATGTGAGGTGGTGGAGTGGCGGCAAGATCCTGGTGGCCATTGGTATTCTCTCTCACCAGTGTCCACAACCACAGTCTTAACATTAACTGAACCTG CCAATGACCTGCATTTAGATGCGAAACAGCAGCATTTGACTACCATGGAGGGAGGGGAGGTAGAGCTCAAGTGTAACATCATCTCTGGGGCATCTAGTCCTTCTTTGTTCTACAAAGTCATTTGGCTTTACACTGGACACGATTCTTCAGCCATGAATGTCTCCCTGCTGGAGCTTGATCACACAGGCCTGCTGAGGTACCCAGAGAACCAGGTGGTCAGAGGCCTGCAGGGGCGACTTCGTCTTTCCAGGCCCACTCAGAGCAGCTTTTACCTAGGAATTCAGAGGGCCTGTGAGGGGGATAGTGGGACGTACCAGTGCCTGGTGGAGCAATACCAGCTGGATTATGAAGGTCACTGGCAGCAAAAGTCCTCCAACACAGCTGGCCCAATCACATTGATAGTAAATGTTGCAG aaaaaaacctGTCTGTTGAAAGGAATGAGGTGGAGTTAAATGTGAGCGGAGACTTCATTATCCCCTGTCAAATTACCAGGCAGTCAAGCAGTGAATCTGAGTTCCAGGTCACATGGTTTTGGCAGGAAAAGACAGGAACAAAACAACGCCCCATATTCACAGTTTACCGAAATTCCACCCTACAAGACAGGTTTGGGGAGGGTGCACAACTCAAATTTGGCCATCCTCTATCCAGCCATTTCACTCTTACAGTTTTAAAACCAGATCCTAAAAATAGTGGCCTGTATTACTGTGAGGTCGAAGAGTGGCtcccatctctttctcatgGGTGGAGGAAGGTTGCAGTGGAAAAGTCAGGATATTTGACTGTTAATGTCATTACAGAAGGTAAAT GTGAACCACAATACAGTTCGAGTACCTGGATAGGGATTCTTGCAGCTGTTGTCCTCTGCTTACTGTTGGTCATATTCCTACTGGTGCTGAAGCTATGCCGGAGCAGAGtctcagaaagaaagaaggcaGAAAACTCTTTGTGGGTAGATGAACTCCCTCTAAATAAAAAACCCAGTGCAGAGGATTGA
- the LOC113123393 gene encoding immunoglobulin superfamily member 3-like isoform X6: MESTVFRQQLKASSNTIQHTHLSFAWYLHKDGKDDAQVIISLDREFTLVPGPGFEERYQAGHIRLDKMGEATYRLKMAQLQLSDQGRIYCQAQEWIQDPDGSWYSLIKMDAEENVVNVKAREVVPDMSSLVVKISAQQTTLQEGQELSLSCNVDTQNLEERFFSIAWLRGRDELARIGPTGILSVGPEYSVREKEGELRAARIGDVEYRLILRPVRTGDQGEYVCKAWPQDRGSDGVFTQGAATDSSSLLVSISASVSGLSVEIQGTATVNEGDRLKLTCNVHGFNGQLSVTWQHKSTSPSTALFTSIITLSQEGVMEKDGALMNRKVRALRPTADSFTLEFDEVRPSDSGAYQCTVSEWKGSSKTNSQSQTTTVTVKPVDSFVKVNLISRNNRVTIGENVELMCRVRGPRLPMTVTWSLQRDALSIDNIMTLYFDGAISWSGDQHRYQLKVENQQSQVIHSLLINSASHREAGNYQCRVSVVLQNEHKKLPPSNQLAVLVLNPVSKLRLSSPTTLTRSVSTDIEMKCSVVSEPSLSSRYAVNWLFQQQTEKKLIVSSDLDALVTFGPQVELEQKRRISMRRTRGPSFEMTIQQARISDNGSYTCEVVEWRQDPGGHWYSLSPVSTTTVLTLTEPANDLHLDAKQQHLTTMEGGEVELKCNIISGASSPSLFYKVIWLYTGHDSSAMNVSLLELDHTGLLRYPENQVVRGLQGRLRLSRPTQSSFYLGIQRACEGDSGTYQCLVEQYQLDYEGHWQQKSSNTAGPITLIVNVAEKNLSVERNEVELNVSGDFIIPCQITRQSSSESEFQVTWFWQEKTGTKQRPIFTVYRNSTLQDRFGEGAQLKFGHPLSSHFTLTVLKPDPKNSGLYYCEVEEWLPSLSHGWRKVAVEKSGYLTVNVITEGKCEPQYSSSTWIGILAAVVLCLLLVIFLLVLKLCRSRVSERKKAENSLWVDELPLNKKPSAED; this comes from the exons ATGGAATCTACAGTGTTTCGACAACAGTTAAAG GCCTCCAGCAACACCATCCAGCACACCCATCTGTCTTTTGCCTGGTATCTCCATAAAGACGGCAAAGACGATGCTCAGGTTATTATTTCTCTGGACAGAGAGTTCACTCTCGTGCCAGGCCCGGGGTTTGAGGAGCGTTACCAAGCTGGACACATAAGGTTAGATAAAATGGGAGAGGCCACATACAGGCTAAAGATGGCTCAGCTACAGCTGTCAGACCAAGGTAGGATCTACTGCCAGGCTCAAGAGTGGATCCAAGACCCTGACGGCTCCTGGTACTCTCTCATAAAAATGGATGCAGAGGAAAATGTTGTGAATGTCAAAGCAAGAG AAGTGGTGCCAGACATGTCGTCTCTGGTAGTGAAGATCTCAGCACAGCAGACAACTCTGCAGGAGGGACAGGAACTGTCCCTATCCTGCAATGTAGACACACAGAACCTGGAGGAAAGGTTCTTCTCCATAGCCTGGCTCCGGGGAAGGGATGAATTGGCCCGCATCGGCCCTACGGGTATTCTGTCTGTGGGGCCTGAGTACAGTGTccgagagaaagaaggagagctCAGGGCTGCTCGGATCGGAGACGTAGAATACCGTCTCATATTGCGGCCTGTCAGAACTGGGGACCAGGGAGAGTATGTCTGTAAGGCATGGCCTCAGGACAGAGGCTCGGATGGTGTCTTTACTCAGGGAGCAGCCACGGACTCTAGCTCACTGCTGGTCAGCATCTCAGCCTCAG TAAGTGGGCTTTCAGTCGAAATTCAAGGCACTGCAACTGTTAATGAAGGAGACCGGCTGAAGCTCACCTGTAATGTGCATGGGTTTAATGGTCAACTGTCCGTCACCTGGCAGCACAAATCAACATCTCCATCAACAGCTCTGTTTACCAGTATCATCACCCTAAGTCAGGAGGGTGTTATGGAGAAGGACGGAGCGTTAATGAACCGCAAAGTAAGGGCATTGCGTCCAACAGCTGACAGCTTCACCCTGGAGTTTGATGAGGTCAGACCGTCTGACTCTGGTGCCTACCAGTGTACTGTGTCGGAATGGAAAGGCAGTAGCAAAACCAACAGCCAATCACAAACTACAACTGTGACAGTGAAGCCTGTAG ATTCATTTGTGAAGGTGAACCTGATAAGCCGCAACAACAGAGTGACTATTGGAGAAAATGTGGAGTTGATGTGCCGGGTCAGAGGGCCACGCCTGCCAATGACAGTGACTTGGAGCCTGCAGCGTGATGCCTTATCTATAGATAATATCATGACACTGTACTTTGATGGTGCAATCAGCTGGTCTGGAGACCAACACCGGTACCAGTTGAAAGTAGAGAACCAACAGAGTCAAGTCATTCATTCTCTGCTTATCAACAGTGCAAGCCATAGGGAGGCAGGAAACTACCAGTGCAGGGTGTCTGTCGTCCTGCAGAATGAGCACAAGAAGCTGCCTCCATCTAACCAGCTGGCTGTATTGGTGCTAAATCCAG TGAGCAAGCTCAGGTTGTCCTCCCCCACCACCTTGACAAGAAGCGTCAGCACTGACATAGAAATGAAATGCTCTGTGGTCTCGGAACCCTCTTTGTCCTCTCGCTATGCTGTCAACTGGCTGTTCcagcaacagacagaaaagaagctaatTGTAAGCTCAGATCTGGATGCCCTAGTAACATTTGGGCCGCAGGTAGAGCTGGAGCAGAAACGACGTATCAGCATGAGACGCACTAGAGGCCCTAGTTTTGAGATGACTATTCAGCAAGCACGAATCTCAGACAATGGCTCATACACATGTGAGGTGGTGGAGTGGCGGCAAGATCCTGGTGGCCATTGGTATTCTCTCTCACCAGTGTCCACAACCACAGTCTTAACATTAACTGAACCTG CCAATGACCTGCATTTAGATGCGAAACAGCAGCATTTGACTACCATGGAGGGAGGGGAGGTAGAGCTCAAGTGTAACATCATCTCTGGGGCATCTAGTCCTTCTTTGTTCTACAAAGTCATTTGGCTTTACACTGGACACGATTCTTCAGCCATGAATGTCTCCCTGCTGGAGCTTGATCACACAGGCCTGCTGAGGTACCCAGAGAACCAGGTGGTCAGAGGCCTGCAGGGGCGACTTCGTCTTTCCAGGCCCACTCAGAGCAGCTTTTACCTAGGAATTCAGAGGGCCTGTGAGGGGGATAGTGGGACGTACCAGTGCCTGGTGGAGCAATACCAGCTGGATTATGAAGGTCACTGGCAGCAAAAGTCCTCCAACACAGCTGGCCCAATCACATTGATAGTAAATGTTGCAG aaaaaaacctGTCTGTTGAAAGGAATGAGGTGGAGTTAAATGTGAGCGGAGACTTCATTATCCCCTGTCAAATTACCAGGCAGTCAAGCAGTGAATCTGAGTTCCAGGTCACATGGTTTTGGCAGGAAAAGACAGGAACAAAACAACGCCCCATATTCACAGTTTACCGAAATTCCACCCTACAAGACAGGTTTGGGGAGGGTGCACAACTCAAATTTGGCCATCCTCTATCCAGCCATTTCACTCTTACAGTTTTAAAACCAGATCCTAAAAATAGTGGCCTGTATTACTGTGAGGTCGAAGAGTGGCtcccatctctttctcatgGGTGGAGGAAGGTTGCAGTGGAAAAGTCAGGATATTTGACTGTTAATGTCATTACAGAAGGTAAAT GTGAACCACAATACAGTTCGAGTACCTGGATAGGGATTCTTGCAGCTGTTGTCCTCTGCTTACTGTTGGTCATATTCCTACTGGTGCTGAAGCTATGCCGGAGCAGAGtctcagaaagaaagaaggcaGAAAACTCTTTGTGGGTAGATGAACTCCCTCTAAATAAAAAACCCAGTGCAGAGGATTGA